The stretch of DNA ACAATCGAAGCATCCAAAAGTTCATAAAAAGAAAGAACAAAGACAAAAACCAAAAGAATGATGAATATTTTATCAGTTGTCACTTGACATTCTGCAAGACTTTATTGCGATTATCCAACCCATATGCACATATTATCTGTCTGGATTCCCTTCACGGAACAGAAAACAGGCAGCCATACTAACCTGTATATATAGCACTTTGCTGAAGTCAATAAAGCCAATCTGCATGGATAGGCCGCCGCAATTGATCACTTCGAGTACACCATTGGCCAAGTAACACTTAGTTTCCTTTAGTCAACGAACAAGACTTCTAAGAACTTGAAATTTCACCTTGAGATCTGATTACAATGAAACAGAGGCGAAACCAACCTCAATATATCTCTCTCAGTAGACTTCATGCTAGTTTAAAGAAGATATTCTGCTACTCTTTTATTGTAGCAAGAATCATTGTGATGCCAAAAGATCAGTCAAAGTCATTGGCTTACTATTTAAAAGAGCATCATAAGAATAGCCTAGGAAACTGATCTCTCAACTAGTTCCAGACTTCTACCTAGAATCACCCAAAGCCTCTCATGTGACATGATCACAATGAATTGCACCTTTAGACGCGGCTAAAAGTAAAGGATAGCAAGGAGATGACAAGCGATAAACCAGAAGATTACAACATCTACATTCTTAAGTACCTAAAACCTGACACGAGAACTGACAGCATGAACTGATTCTAGGGAGAATTTCCAATTGGAGAACTAGATAGATTCAAACAAATGAAACGTGACTGACTTTTCTCGGGGAGCTATCAGATTCCTCGTCAGATGAAGGAGGAGAACCAGTAGCTGTGGCTAGAGATTCTAACATTTCTATCACTTCAGATGAGTCATCCAGATAATATTTGGCTTTGCTTGGTTTTTGCCCTACTGTGCAGGCAAAAACTTCAGTGTTGTGATGAAGAAGTCGCCTCGACACTGCATTACCAATTATTTCAAACATGTCTTCATCAGATCTATCGTCACCCACACAGAGTACAAAATCAACCTTTTTCCCATTCTCTGCCATTGATGCAAAAACCTTTTCAGCGACTATGCCTTTGGTTACACCCTGAATCAAAGAGGATTCACATTGTTAATACTCAACTTCAAATTATAATACAGAAACACAAGCCCAAAAGTGTCAAAGTAGATAAATCCCTGCCTACACATGAAAAGGAAAAGGTAAACGAGAAAAGAGCGCGAGTTTAGATGCAGGTCACATAACGTGGGAGCGAAATACAGACAGTGAATGTATATGATTGCCAGCCtctattaaaaatatttctaaagaAAATTATGTGAACTAAAAACTATATTCAATGTTTATTTTGGTCAACTCTCCAAAATTTTCGTTTCTGGCTATACGAAGAGGAATTTACCTGCtcattttatttttctgaacAAGAAAACTTCCCATTTCAGATGTTTTAAGTTGTACACTACTAGTACGATATTCAATATCTCAATTCTGAAACAAGTTGCCTTTGGCACAAATCCTCATTTATCAAATAGaatggaattttattgaaagtCAGTGGGAAGATTGTGAAAACTTTAAGCTCAAGAGATGGACCCCCGTAAAAGGCTATGAAACCAAGGTTGAGATGCTGGACAATACTAAATGAGACTACGCATTGGAAAAATATCAAAAGATATAGAACTAGTGGAAAAAGAAAGCTGAAAAGGAAATATAAGGGCAGAAAGCCAGAGTTATTAATTCATGCCTGAGGCTTGATTTCTACAATAAATTGCCCACTCTTGACAGCGACTGGTTCATTAGCTAAAACACTCTCTAGATGATCCAATATTTCTTTCGCCTGTGAAAATCCAAATACAGGATCCGCATCCTGATAATGCCAGACCAACGCACTTTCCTTTCTTTCTATTCCAGAACCATCAGTAGCTTCAGTGTATGATTTCATAACTGGTTCTGCGAGGTGCATCCAACCAAAATCAGAACTCTGGGCAGATGTTTCCCATTCTTCAAGTTGTGGCCATCTGCAAAGTTTAAGGCCCATATTCCATAATGTAAACTAAAAAGGACAATAGAAAATTCAAAGGGGTCATTTACAATTTACTGAAATTACTAATGGTGTTTGCATACCCTTTCTCACCCACAACCCCCCAATAATGAAAACAACGGAAGGGGAAACGACTAAAGAAAAGTATGATCATCTGCGAGGACAACAAAAGTAAGATCATCTGCAAGGACAACATTGAGTTAAAACTTACTTGTAAGACAAACACAAGAAAAAGAATCATCCAGTACAATAAATAATAAAGTCCATCACGATCTTATGAAATGAGGACCAGAACACTGAACATAGCCTTCACACTAAATTGCACACTGCAGTTCCGCATGTGCATTTGACCTACAGGCATCTCCTCATAAACACTGATCATACAAAAATCAGATGTGTATACAACAGACCAAGTAACATAAAGAAAAAGTAAGATACTCGGTCAAGAAATATTGAAAGAAGGAAAAAAGGTTAGATACTCTCAGGCAAACATTTCCTCCATAATAAGATGCAGAAAAGGTTAACCATGCACAGTATCTTTCTAATTTTAATAGATATGACATGAGGAATGTATGTTTATTCTACACGATAGTTTCATACAGTTTCCATGGTTACTTCATACATAAAGTCTTATCCAGGCAGAAACCCCACTCAATagcaaaaaattattaaaatttttcgcTGATACTCCTTACAGTAAAAGCAACTGATATTAAATGGAACAACAAGAACTCAAAAATACGACAAGGCAGAAAAATAGGGATATACCTTAAAAAGTAGCCATGTTCTGCAGCAAGTCCCAATTTCTTGCATGGAAGAAACCACCTGCTTAGGCTGTCCCTTCCTCTTCCACTTACCATAAAAACTATATTCCTCGGATCAGCGGAGAGTCTATTCAACAGAGAGATAACTTGTGCACTTGGAGTCTTAACAATTGAATTCTGTGGCATTAATGTACCATCATAGTCCAACAATATAGCCCTGCTTTTAGCCTGACAGTAAGCATCTACAATATCATCCATAGAAAGCTTTCTAAAATTAGGATCCAGGGCCACTACTCGGAAACCAAAACCAAGTCCAATGCCCCAGCATCTTTTCCTGAAGTGTTCGGCGCAAGTTCTCTCCATGTCTTGCAAGAAGCTTCTTGACCAAAAAGCTACATCATGGGTGCTAACATAACGATAGTGTTTCTCGTGTCGCAACTCCTTCTCTGGATCAGCCATTGATAAAGCCTCATTTATTGCCTCAGCAGTTGATTCAACATTCCATGGATTGACACGAATCGCACCACTTAAGGAGGGAGAACAGCCAATGAATTCAGACACCACTAGCATGCTCTTCTTAGGCCCACTCAAATCAGACCCTGGTTCTGCACCAGATACTCCTTGTCTGCAGACAATATATTCATAAGGAGTCAGGTTCATCCCATCCCTCACAGCTGTCACTACAACACATTCAGCAATGCTATAATAAGCCATTCTCTCACTGATTGATGAAGGACGGTGAATTAAAACTATGGGTTCATATCCAGGCTTCCCGAGTTCCCTGTTAATTCTCTTGCAACTCTCCTCTATTTCAGCTTGAATTTCATCCACATCTATTCCTTTCCCTCTGCTAGGATTTGCAATCTGGACCAGAACAGCTCGTCCTTGCAAATTTGGATGTAGCTTGAGCATCTGCTCCATCGCTAAAAGTTTCAAATTGATACCTTTGAATATATCCATATCATCTACTCCAAGCAACACTGTTTTACCTTCGAACTGCTGCTTTAGCTCCTTGAACTTCATTTTTTTATCTGCATGTCTCATTACAGATTCGATATGGCCCATGTGTATTCCAACTGGCATGATCTTTATCCCAACAGTCCTTCCATAGTAATCCAATCCTATATAACCCCTTTTGGACTGATATTCCAAACCCATCATCCGGCTGCAACAGGAGAGGAAATGACGAGCATAGTCAAAGGTGTGAAAACCAATGAGGTCAGAGTTGAGAAGAGCCTTGAGTATTTCTTCTCTAACCGGAAGTGACCTGTATATTTCAGAAGAAGGAAATGGGCTGTGGAGGAAAAAGCCCATTCTTAATCGGAGGAAGCGCCTCCTCAAAAATGTGGGTAGAACCATCAAATGATAATCATGAATCCACACAAAATCATCCTCTGGATTTAGCACCTCAATAACTTTTTGCGAGAACATTTTATTTGCAGACACGTACGCTTCCCACATAGATCGATCAAAACGATATCCGTGATCGACCGAATAAGGCAACATGTAGTGAAAAAGTGGCCACAACTGCTTCTTGCAAAAGCCATCATAATACTTTGTCAAGATATTCGGTGGTAAGAAGGCAGCAACACATTTAAATTTCTCAAGAAGATAGTTGGCAACATCATCCTGTTCAATTGGATCAACATCAACAGCTAATGACCCAACATACAGCACTTCCATGTCATCCGGAAAGCCGTCCTTGACTCGCAAAAGCACAGAGTCCTCGTTCCAACTGAAACTCCACCCTTTATTGTCCGGCCTTCTCTTTGCTTTCAGCGGTAAAAGATTAGACACAATAATTATTCTATCACCCGCAACAGAAGACTGATTTTCAGATGAAACACTAACGGCGGAATCATCATCTAGCTCGGCTATATTCCCAGGGAGAGTCATTACCCTTGGGAATCGCTTTCGATCCTTCTCCATACCCATAACCGGGAGATTCCCAGACGCCAACTCCAAAAGATTAGTATACGATCTTGACATCATCTTGCCAAATTTTTCCTTTCAACAACCTCCAAACAAAAATATACAaacttttttcttcaaatcccGCACAATGCTAAAAATCACAATCTCGTCTCTGTTCAAAATCAAATAACCTGAACGAGAAATCGGGAAAGGGACTTATTCATATCAACACACCGTAAACGAACACCAATAAATTCCAAATCAATACCAGAACAGAGAGTGAATCACACGACCCAATAAAGTAATATTTAAACAAATTAATCAAAAAGAGGTTTAACATAACAAGCACACTCCAACCAATAACTCATTGGAGCTTCTAGCATAAAGTAAATCGTAGACACATATGTGAAAGAACCCAAATCTTAAAACCCTAATTTCCAAAAACATCTAAGCTGAAGAAGCAACCCGGAAAAAGTACCTGAAATTGAGGATCAAAGATCACCTCCGGCATGAAATTGGATTGAAATCTTCTTTTCTTGAGATGTTCAAGGCCCGAATCTTCAGCGAAATGGGAGTTAGGGTTTCACGTGAACAGGGAGAAAGAAATGCAGGAGTAGAATAATTTGCGGATATGGATATATAAAATGAATCAAACGCGATCATTTGATaaaagaaataataataataataataaaatgtaaAAGGAAAAAGTAAGTAATGGATATGAATATTCAAGCGAATAATTTCCaactttttaattatattttatattaggtaaagtgaaaagaatattatttGGCAAACATGCctgtaaattaaaaaaaaatatgagtaggtgtcttgtgagacggtcttacgaatcattatctcttgtgagacggtctcacgaatctttatcggtgagacaggtcaaccctatcgatactcacaataaaaagcaatactcttattataaaaaataatattttttcatgaatgatccaaataagagattcgtcgacccgtgagaccatctcacacaagtttttacaaaaaggatatttattctttcgTAATTAAATTACATGTTAATTATGTTCTATGATGTAAGATTTAAAAAATAGttttctctttttcatttctctccgtaaaaattcaatattgtttattttataaatattatatatatataataataataatctataCTATTTTtctactattttattaaatttgagacaCTTAAAAAAGctaactttggtgtcatggtctgttttaataattatatattaataaaatgttaaaattttaatgcaaattaTATGTAGTTCGGCTGATAAAATCATtgttttttaaagtttatgttataTGTTCAATTCTTATTGTGGTcacttttttattcttttaattttcaatttatttttaaatttatatatcaaaattataatatagtatatatatatttgctatCTAACAATGCGTTATAGATAATTGATTATCATATGTGATCTCACTAGCCCACCAAAATTTTACGTGACATGACATTCATGCCAAGCAATGCATCCGTTCAAAGACATGTATCACATCATAATACAATTTAgttattttttgtaaataattCCTTGGTATTCGACAAAGAAAACAATACTAATAATAGCGCGCAAAAAAAAACATATGTATGTTTAtcgtttaaaaaataatatctcaAGATATGAGAAATATCATCATCAATATTTCTTTTGAGATCATTTGACGAAAAAACAGCAGACACTTGTTAAAATCTTGCAAATTTCGGTTACCAGAGGTCATGAAactattttttcaatatttttgaaatgttaAAATTTGGATCATGAAGGGTTCACGGGACGGATATGAAGTTTGGGCAAACTCATTCCTATTCTCACCCCGTTTTCATATCTGAATGTTGACCAAACATGAGACGTTGGATCTTGCAATAACTATTTTTATGTTGAGACCAAATTTTCCTATCAACACAATCATATGAGAGAAGGTTCACTAATTTGGGATATATATCATGTTCATCTCGATTTTTCAGAGCTTTAATTATGACGTTAttcgataaaaaaaatcaaatagttattttttactttaaaaaatattttatgcctTTATAGTCATAAAAACATCTTTAATGGGGTTGTATCCCCCGAGGAGCACcagaaaataaattaacataatTAGCTGGTGCTTGGTTTCGATACTATTTTTATTAGCATATTTAATTTCTAACATTTTTTTATCTTCCATGTCAATAAAGGTACTAAAGTAAAAATTATTGAGGttaaataaacatatattttggAGAGGAGATATCATACAATAAGTTTAGATACGTGTATGTATTCGATCTAAAAAACGGTCTATACAGCACGATCTAAATCATTTTTTATATacctaaaaatatatattggtGTTTTATGAAAAACTAAAATATTACGAAAAAGCAACCCAAATATTATCAAACCGAGTTTTTCATAGTTTacattattttgaaaatttactCAGTACATATTGAAAGATAACGATACTAGATTATATCGTCATATTGAAAAAAGGTAAATTCTTTAATCTAAATGCAATGTAAGAATATAATAATAAGGGAATATGAacctttttataaaaaaaaatggttGTTGGTCGCCTTTGTATATATTCTAATTCAATGAAAAGTGAaatcattaattaataaaacaataataaaGACTGAATTTTTATAACCAAGATTTGATACATTTAATCCAACTCTCCTCCAATCAGAATTCCCCACCCAGAGAATAATTCACCTGTCCACACCGATATATACACACTACATACAAAGCATGGCTGCAGTTTCAGCAGCCCCACTCGCCGCCATTAACGGAGCTGAGAAAATGGCTTCTACATCACTGGCGTATTTGGAGAGCAGCAAGGTCAAAGGGACGAAGACCCTGATTTCTGAGCTATGCCGCCAATTCTATCACCTGGGTTGGGTTTCTGGCACCGGCGGAAGCATCGCCGTTAAAGTCCACGATGAGTCCATTCCCAGGAAACAGCAACTTATTGTCATGTCTCCTTCAGGTACAGCTGTATTTTGTGTGTGTGCGTATCTTTTCTTGATTATTTTGCAGCTCGAATGGATGTAGTTTTTTCGCTggattttttagttttttttttttggtttaagTGGAAGTCTAATTGAGTGAATATTGGGTGGGTGTTTTGTAGGGGTGCAGAAGGAAAGAATGGAAGTCGATGATATGTATGTGTTGTCTTCGAGTGGGTCAGTGTTGTCTGAACCATTGACAAAGCCTTGGCCTTATAAGCCTCCCAAATGCTCTGACAGCAGTCCCGTGTTTTTGAAGGTACGCTTTATGAAAATTAGTGGTAGCTGTTAAATTATATGTGTTAGGGGAACATATGGAACTGGATTGGGCCTAGTTTTAATTCGGTCATTCCTGTTATGTTGTTTCACATGGATGTATTTGCTCTCATATAAAAATCGAGAGACTAGAAGGATGATTATGCCATTATAGATGAATTTATATTGCTAAAATTGTCTTAACTGAGTTCGTAAGTGGTCTTCGATTAATGTTCTTGAAATAGTCTTTTGGGGTGATCTTAATTTTCTGAGTTAACTGTGTCACTTGTGCTCTGAATCTTGTTGGGAGAGAATCAGGGCTTCATTACTATGTGAATTGACATATAATTAGGCGTGAAATTTGATCACCATATTGAGTTTCTATCTCATGTCTGGGTATACGAAATGTAAATTAAGATCTATGCTTTCACTTTCTTTTCTCTGAAGGCCTCTGATCGTTCTGTCTATTTTTTTTGGGAACTACATTATGATAACACTAATATATTTTTGCAGGCACATGAAATGCGTGATGCTGGTGCTGTTATCCACAGTCATGGGATGGAGTCTTGCCTTGTAACGATGATCAATCCATTGTCAAAAGAATTTCGGGTACATATATTGAATTCtgtcaaaaaaatttatataaagaAATTccaattatgatttttatcagCTTGTGGTGGATTTTGTCAATTTACAGATTACTCATATGGAAATGATAAAGGGAATTCAAGGTCATGGTTACTACGATGAACTTGTTGTTCCAATTATTGAGAACACTGCCCATGAAAGAGAACTTACAGATTCTCTTGCTGAAGCTGTAAGGTTTCATCCTGAATCTTTTCCATGCTACTGCATACTGCCCTCGATTGCTTGCATGATATAGTGTGTAAGGTGTGTAAATCATTACACAATTGCATGAATATTTGAAGAACAAAGCACAATAGAGTGTCCTTTTTAACACTATCACACCATGGACATTGGTTCGGTGTCTCAATACAAAATCTAGTTCTTTACGTATGTGAAAATAAGTATGCTAGCTACCATTGGGCAGATATTAATAGTCAAAGCTTGTCTCTCTAGATGGTTTTTATAGTTATTGGATGACAATAGTCGTATGAGTGCACATTTTGAACAATATTATCATATCATATGTCAGAGATGTGAATCATGTGGTGCCCTGTAATTACCGGAACCCACAACGAAAGAAACATTGTTTTCAATCAGTAGACTCTCATAATTTGCAGAATAGAGCTCTCAACTGGTTGAACAGCCGAGCTTGAACACTTGGCCAAAGAGCAGGACAAAAATTTTACTTTACTTTGTTCTCCCTACCGAGGAGTCGGGTGAGACTTAGTATCTGAATAGTTCTAAAAAATACGGAAATCCTTTTACAACACAATAACTTTAACAACACATAACTATCTTAAATCTGAAAATGTTGAACGTAAAGTTTTCCAAGTCTTGCTCGATTTTATACCTTTTGAGCTCTCACTTCCCGAACTTTTACTTAATGGTGGCCTCCCCAATACTTATTTGAAACACTCATTATATGTTGGATTTGCCACCCTAGTGATCACAagtatcaaataacaataatttaatttgaaaatagacatacataatatatttttgaagGGAACATAATCCATAACAGAACtataaaaaatttaactaaGCTTTAAACGAAAACACTAGTTAATCCAAATCAGAAAAGAGTACATATGATGCAAACAACAACTCATACAATGGCAAATCGAATACTTTTCTTCTCTTACAAGTGATTGAATCGTGAGTAGTCATCTCAGTTTACACTCATTGGAAGTATCTAAAAGCGAATAACGACTCTCTTGCCACAGATCATAATACTGCCAATGAGTCACATATAACAGAACTAACCATGCCGTCTTGGATTCAAAATAAGCATTAACTCACAATTGGGACTGAGAATCTCCTCAATCACACGTTTTGCTCAAAATATGATTTCAATTATAACTAGAACTCTAGAAAGTTTATCTGCTGTATCAAAGTTTTCATGGTTGTCCATCATAAAAATtcggattttttttttactgctACGACTTGTAATCATctgcttaaaaatattttgtgaaaagGTGCCAAATTTAGTACAAGTGCACACTCTTCAACTTATTATTCTTGAACTAAAAGCTTCTTCATTTCTCAGCTGGATACTGTCTTGGCACTTGTTCATCCTAGCTTACGAACTTCTTGTAAGCGCGTTATatgattgatatgattttagTTCAATGTAAGATCCTTATTTATAGACGCATAGCCCAATATAAACTTGGAATAGAGATTAGAGTCTTACTTTAATTTGGAATACAAGTGAGCCATCTATGCATCATAGTGAAATCTCCACTTGGGGGGTGTACTGAAGTAGTTTGGTAATTGTCTAAAATCATTGTGAAAGAAGGGGTCAATGGCCATATCTAAATTAAAGCAATATTTAAGATCTGATTTTTCAATGTACTGTGTTActataatttgaaaatataaagaACTCGAGTATTTAAATGTAGTGATATTGAGAGAAATGAAGGTGAACGTGATTGAGCATATTTATCACAATGCATCTGTAGTTGGTCTGAATAAAGTCCTTACAAGTGTCAAGTTATGGTGAAGTTGCATTCTTTTGCAAACATTGAACACATTTCCTTGTTTTGCAGATCAAAGCATATCCAAAAACCACTGCTGTGCTTGTTCGGAACCATGGAATATACATATGGGGGGATTCTTGGATCAGTGCTAAAACACAGGCGAGTGTTAAATTGAATAAACATGGTGCATAGAATAATGAAAGCTACACCATGTGTTATGTGGAATAATACATGACATATGGTTCTTGACTGGCAATTGGTCATTCTATGTTCTTGCATCTCGCAAGAAGAAAAGGTTCTATACTTGTATTTCTGTTTCTAGTTAGTTTTTCTTTGTTTCACTATACTCTGAGATAAGTGATCATAATTATTTTCATGATTTAACTGCTAATAGTGTCTTTTGTTTCACTATACTCTGAGATTAGTGATCGTAGTTATTTTCATGATTTGACTATTAATGTTTTAAACTAATATCGTGAAAGTTAGTTTTGCTGTCTTCTTCTTAATTGGCAACTTAATCTTCCAGGCTGAAT from Primulina tabacum isolate GXHZ01 chromosome 3, ASM2559414v2, whole genome shotgun sequence encodes:
- the LOC142540699 gene encoding putative alpha,alpha-trehalose-phosphate synthase [UDP-forming] 7: MMSRSYTNLLELASGNLPVMGMEKDRKRFPRVMTLPGNIAELDDDSAVSVSSENQSSVAGDRIIIVSNLLPLKAKRRPDNKGWSFSWNEDSVLLRVKDGFPDDMEVLYVGSLAVDVDPIEQDDVANYLLEKFKCVAAFLPPNILTKYYDGFCKKQLWPLFHYMLPYSVDHGYRFDRSMWEAYVSANKMFSQKVIEVLNPEDDFVWIHDYHLMVLPTFLRRRFLRLRMGFFLHSPFPSSEIYRSLPVREEILKALLNSDLIGFHTFDYARHFLSCCSRMMGLEYQSKRGYIGLDYYGRTVGIKIMPVGIHMGHIESVMRHADKKMKFKELKQQFEGKTVLLGVDDMDIFKGINLKLLAMEQMLKLHPNLQGRAVLVQIANPSRGKGIDVDEIQAEIEESCKRINRELGKPGYEPIVLIHRPSSISERMAYYSIAECVVVTAVRDGMNLTPYEYIVCRQGVSGAEPGSDLSGPKKSMLVVSEFIGCSPSLSGAIRVNPWNVESTAEAINEALSMADPEKELRHEKHYRYVSTHDVAFWSRSFLQDMERTCAEHFRKRCWGIGLGFGFRVVALDPNFRKLSMDDIVDAYCQAKSRAILLDYDGTLMPQNSIVKTPSAQVISLLNRLSADPRNIVFMVSGRGRDSLSRWFLPCKKLGLAAEHGYFLRWPQLEEWETSAQSSDFGWMHLAEPVMKSYTEATDGSGIERKESALVWHYQDADPVFGFSQAKEILDHLESVLANEPVAVKSGQFIVEIKPQGVTKGIVAEKVFASMAENGKKVDFVLCVGDDRSDEDMFEIIGNAVSRRLLHHNTEVFACTVGQKPSKAKYYLDDSSEVIEMLESLATATGSPPSSDEESDSSPRKVSHVSFV